The following coding sequences lie in one Arachis ipaensis cultivar K30076 chromosome B03, Araip1.1, whole genome shotgun sequence genomic window:
- the LOC107633355 gene encoding uncharacterized protein LOC107633355: MANLANTMEANVVATLQAVQRLGQPAWNGNGNGNGEGNANDNAKDNSDNTGGVPMTLATFLKALERALQAQHVPLNQYVEFAAYQLAGEAQPWWQAECRLLQLQNADIPWEVFQTAFYKKYFPESAREAKEIELIQLKQGSMSVAEYTNKFEELCRFSRVCQGDPESYESWRCVKYQRGLKDNIMTDVAPMEIRVFSDLVNKARVVEEYAKTVAASKDTHGGSSSRGRGKYFHLRGQSFKRGGYTPQGQGGFRKNNQNQFRGCFNCGLPGHLARDCTRGRNQNASQSQHQGRVFAVNAKDTSKADPLMRGICLIGDKSLVALYDTGASHSFISFDKVEELGLKVSEFPFDLHVHTLHQTVMTRSEVFPKDIPEFPPQRKIDFTIELVPGARPVSVAPYRMAPIELAELKTQLEKLLNKRFIRPSVSP; the protein is encoded by the exons ATGGCAAATCTCGCTAATACCATGGAAGCTAATGTTGTTGCAACTCTGCAAGCGGTGCAGAGATTGGGCCAACCGGCCTGGAACGGAAATGGCAATGGGAATGGCGAAGGGAATGCCAATGATAATGCTAAGGATAACAGCGATAACACGGGAGGAGTTCCGATGACCTTGGCGACATTCctcaag GCTTTGGAGCGTGCTTTACAGGCACAGCATGTTCCTCTTAATCAATATGTAGAGTTTGCCGCTTATCAGCTAGCGGGAGAGGCCCAGCCCTGGTGGCAAGCTGAGTGTCGTTTGCTACAGCTTCAGAACGCCGACATTCCATGGGAGGTGTTCCAAACGGCTTTCTATAAGAAGTATTTCCCTGAGTCTGCAAGAGAAGCAAAGGAGATAGAGCTAatacagctgaagcaaggttccatgTCTGTGGCAGAGTACACTAACAAGTTCGAAGAGCTTTGTAGGTTTTCTCGGGTGTGTCAAGGTGACCCGGAGTCTTACGAGAGTTGGAGATGCGTTAAGTACCAGAGGGGTTTGAAGGACAACATTATGACTGatgtggctcctatggagatcCGTGTCTTCTCTGACTTGGTGAATAAGGCTAGAGTAGTGGAAGAATATGCCAAGACTGTGGCGGCATCCAAGGACACTCATGGAGGGAGTTCTAGTCGTGGGCGTGGCAAGtattttcatctgagaggacAAAGCTTCAAGAGAGGAGGATATACGCCTCAAGGCCAAGGGGGCTTCAGAAAGAACAATCAGAATCAGTTTC GTGGGTGCTTCAACTGTGGCTTGCCTGGTCATCTTGCGAGGGATTGCACTCGTGGGAGGAATCAAAATGCGAGCCAGAGTCAACATCAAGGTCGAGTCTTTGCTGTGAATGCCAAGGATACTTCTAAGGCGGATccgttgatgagaggtatatgtcTAATTGGTGATAAGTCCCTAGttgcattatatgatactggagcttcgcaTTCGTTTATTTCATTTGATAAAGTTGAGGAATTAGGTTTGAAAGTGTCAGAATTTCCTTTTGATCTGCATGTACATACTCTGCATCAAAcagttatgactaggtcag AGGTGTTCCCGAAAGATATTCCTGAGTTCCCACCTCAAAGGAAAATTGATTTTACGATCGAATTGGTGCCGGGAGCCAGACCAGTGTCGGTTGCACCATAtagaatggctccgatagagctggcagagttaaagactcagttggaaAAGCTTCTGaataagaggttcattcgaccgagtgtgTCACCGTAg